The nucleotide window AAGCCCGGCCGGATCAGTCGGCGGTCAGTTTAGTCAGCACCTGTTCGAGAACATCAATCTGTACATCCGACAGCCGGTCACCGAAGAATTTATTCATCCGGCGCACGATCAGCGGATAGGTCTGTTCAAACACAGTCCGCCCGGCAGGGGTCATATTGACAAAGACCACCCGGCTTGACTTGTCGGACCTCTCCCGCTTGACCAGTCCCTTTTTCTCCAGCGAGGAGACAATATAGGTGGCATTCGGCGGTGAAAAGAAGCAGGCCTTGGCCAGATCGCTCATAGACTGGGTGCCGGTACGCCCCAGCGTTATCAAAAGGGCCAGTTCCGAACTCTTCAGATTGCTGCCCGGCGCACATTCGCTGGCCATCTTGTAGAGCCGGTGGCGCAGGGCCATAATACTCTGGGCCAGACAAACTGACCTGTTTTCCTGTGGTGTAGCATCCCTGGTCTCGGTATTTTTATTTTTTTTCTTTGTCATGGGTTCCCCGGCCTCATTATCTTCGGCCTGTCCCTCGTTTGCCGGATAAGTACCGGACTTGGTAATCCCCGAAAATCGCGCAAAATATATATCTGCACCTACAAAGAGTCAAATTTTTATTTAAAATCAATAAGTTAAAATTTTAACTAAATTTTTTACATGCGAAAAAAGATCAATGAAATGGGGATGATAAGTGAAAATAGTTGCATAGACATGTTCCGGGAAAATGTTAACATGAATGCTGGATTTTATTCAATTTGGGGATGAATCATGCTTCGGAAAATTGTTTTTTTACATCCTTTGATAATTTTTTCTGGTTTCATGTTCCTGATACTTGTTTTTTCAGTGGTCTCGGCAGAGATCATAACACCGTCTGAACGAACACATGGAATTATCGGGGTATTATCTTTTCTGCTAATGTTCGGATGGCCTCTTTCAGTGATAAGATTTATTCAGCTTGAATTTGTTCCGCAACACGTTCTTCACAGCCAAGTCTTGCATAAGCTAGGGTTTGCCATTTTCTTGGTTTTTGCACTATTTAGACTGTTATCCGCATATATGCCTGAGAGATGGCACTATATCGAACACGAGTTAGGCGCGGCCTTAAGCCTGGCTACAGGGTTGGCATTTCTGATGTTATTTTGGCGGGCGTCAAAAATTCTCGTTCAAGAAGAAATAAAACAGAATAAAGAGGTTTTTCAACCTTACGGGGCGAATGCTAGGGCGTTCTCATTTCTGATTATATTTGCCTATTGGGTATTTACAGCGCATTTCATCCAGAAACGTTTATGTAGATTAGAAGCATCAAAGTCTGCTTAAACAATTGATATTGTGCCTGAATATACAAAAACAGGCCCCACTGAATATAGCAGTCAATTATTCGCATAATTTATATTATGGTAAATAATATATTCCCAATAGCACCGTAACGATGGCCAGGGTTATAACAATCTTGATCCCCAGCGCCTTGATCCAGCGGTCAGTAACGCGTTTATTGTGGACCTGCATCGCCACACGGGCTTTTGATATTTTTTCTTCACCATGCAAATCTGCGCCGGCCTCCAGGATCACACGAAGCTCCGGCGCACTGAGTTCCATGAGGTCGTCTTGGTCACTCACGATCATACTTCCCGCAGCACCTGGGCCGGTCGTGCGGCCATGGCAAGCCAGATGCTCATCATGCCAACCAGCAAGGTAAAGGCAATGCTGACGCCAATGGTCAGTGCCGGAATGTTAACAGCGAAATGCCACGGCATGGTCATGATGCCGACGACAATTCCCCAGGCCGCCAGGGTGCCGAGTGCAATGGCGACAAGGCCGGCCATAAGCCCGAGAATGATAAATTCAAGCACATAGGCCCTGAGCACGTCCATCCGGGTTGCCCCGAGAATTTTCAAAACCGCCGCATCATAAACCCGGCGTTTGTGCCCGGCGGCAATAGCACCGGCCAGCACCAGGATCCCGGCCAGTATGGTAATAGCAGCCATCACATCGACGGCGGCCCCGATCTTGACCAGCATATCCTGCAATGTGGTGAGCACCTCTTTCATGCGGACAATGGAAACCTGGGGATATTCCCGGGCAATGGCCCTGAAGGTCTCGCTTTCCAGCTCCGGCGCCACCTTTGCCGTCGCCACATAGGTAAAAGGTGCGGGTTTCAGGGTATTCGGGTCAAACATGACCACATAGTTGATACCATAAGATTCCCAGTCCACTTCCCGCAGCGAGGAAATAGTCGCGGTGATCGACCGGCCAAGCACATTGACGGTAATTTCATCGCCAAGATCCAGATACATGGTGTCCGACATATCGGTGGAAATACTGACTTCCGGCGGGCCGTCATAGCCCTCGGACCACCATTCGCCAGCCACAAGCGGGTTGTTTTCCGGCCGTTTGGCGGCAAAGGTCAGGCCCCGGTCGCCGCGCAGCATCCAGCTGCCTTCCGGGTCGATCTCGACCTCTTCGGACGGAATTCCCATCAGGTGCGTGATGCGGCCGCGCAGGTTAGGAACGCTCTGTATATCATTGACACCGTTTAGATTTTCCAGAAATGACGTAAAGGCGTCATGCTGGTCTTTCTGGACATCGATAAAGAAGAACGACGGCGCCTCGAGGCTCGCCCGGTCATTGATTTCCCGGGTAATGTTATTTTCCACCAGGGCAATGGCGGTAAACAGGATCAGGCCGAGCCCGAGCGACAGAACCACCGAAACAGTAGCGTTGCCGGGCCGGTGAATATTGCTGAGCGCAATGCGCAGGGTCGGGCTTTTCGGGCGCGGCAGACGGCGGGCGAGAAACCGGATAAGCCACCCTGCCCCATACAGCACCAGAAAGGCAAACAGCGTGCCGCCGAGGAAAAACAAAGTGATGTTGCGATGTTCCGACTGCCAGACCACAAGCCCGACCAAAGCCGCCAGAAGGCCGAGGATAAGGGCAATGAAGATCTTGGGATATTTTACCCGCTCGTTCTTATGGACAAGCTGGCGGAACAACCGGGCGGCCGGGATATTCTGCGCCCGGCTTAACGGCCACAGGGTAAAGATCAGGGTAATCAGCAGGCTGTAAAGCGCCGCCAGCAGCAAGGGCTTGAGGTAAAAGCCAGCCGCCACCGGTACCGGCAGAAAGCGAACCAGAAGATCGCCGACCAGCACCGGCATCAGGGCGCCAAGCACAAGACCGGCTGCCGTGGCCAGCGCTGCCATCAGCAGGACCTGGATCAGGTAAATCTGCATGATCATGCCGGAGCGGGCGCCAAGGATCTTGAAGGTGGCGATGGTTGATGTTTTGCCCGAGAGGTAAGCTGTCACCGCATTGCTGACCCCTACCCCGCCGACCAGCAGCGCCGTCAAGCCCACAAGGGCGAGAAACTGGCCGAGCCGGGTGACAAATCGTCTGACGCCCGAACCACCGTCACCGCGGTCCCGAAGCCGCCAGTCGGCATCGGGGAATGCCTGCTTGATCTCTTCTTTGACAGCTTGCAGCTGCTGCCCGTCGTTCAGTTTGAGCCGGTAATAATTGCGAATCAGGCTGCCGGGCTGCACGAGGCCGCTGGCTTTGAGGCCCGAATAGGACATGAGCGCCCCCGGCGCCAGTTGCAGGCCCTGGTTTGAACGGTCCGGCTCGAACGTGACAATGGCGGAGACATAATAGACCGTACTGCCCAACTTCAGCGGATTACCCCGGCTGAGGGACAACCGGTTGGCCAGCGCCTCGGAAATCACAACCGCCGGTTTTCCGTCCTGTTCCGCATAGAGGTCTGCCGGGGCATCGCCATTCAGGAACTTCAATGCTCCAAACAACGGATAAAGGTCATCAACGGCCTTGAGCTCCACCAGCGAACTGTCTTCGACCTTGCCCGCCGCCTGATGGGCCATGACCCTAAGCGTGGACACCCGGGAAATGATGCCGCGCGCTTCCAGGAAAGATTGCTCTTCCGTACTAAGTTCCCGCTGCATCATGCTGACTTCGATGTCACCGCCGAGGAACAGGCGAGCCTCCTGGCTCAGGCCTTCGGAAATATTGGTGGTGACGGACCCCACCGAGGCAATGATGGCGGTACCGAGGAACAGGCAGGCCAGGAAAATACGGAATCTTTTGACGCCGGAACGCAGTTCCCGGAGGGCAAAACGGAAAGCTGTCGGGAGTGAGTTCATTATTCCGCCGCTTTCCCGTCTGCTTGAGACAATTCTTCAATCCGGTCGATCAAGCCGTCCTGGATATAGAGAATACGGTCGCATTTACGGGCAAGCTCCGGATCATGGGTGATCAGGATCATGGTGGTACCCAGTTTTTCGCGCAGGGAAAAGATCAGATCGATAACCGCCTGACCGGTTTTGCCGTCCAGGTTGCCGGTCGGTTCGTCGGCAAACAGGATTTCAGGCCGCGGTGCGACGGCGCGGGCAATGGCCACCCTTTGTTGCTCACCACCGGACATCTGGGCCGGGTAATGATCAAGCCTGTGACCGAGCCCGACATCCGTGAGGCTTTGCTCGGCGATAGCGAAGGCGTCCCGGTTGCCGGCCAGTTCCAGCGGCACGGCGACATTTTCCAGTGCCGTCATGGTCGGGATCAGGTGGAAGGCCTGCAGCACAATACCGATATGGTCGCGCCGGAACAGCGCCATGTTATCTTCGTTGAGGGTATCAATGCGACGGCCGGCGATGGTAATTTTGCCGCTGGTGGCCTTTTCCAGGCCGGTCATGATGGACATCAGGCTGGACTTGCCGGACCCGGACGGCCCCAGAATGGCGATGGCTTTCCCGGGCTCGATGGTCAGGTCAATTCCACGCAGGATGTTGACATCATGGCCTTCACCCTTAAATTCAAGATGTATATTTTGAAGTTCTACGATATTTTGGGCGGTCATTTAAACTACTTCCGTTGGGCGGTCTGGTTTTATTGATCCAGAGGATATAATATAATGTACGCAGGCGCACTTAAAACCCGATTATCCAAAATAAAGTTATTTGCCAACAGGATGGCGATAACCGGCCTGATAATTGCGACCAGCGCCATGATGATGGCGCCCCCTTCCCTGTCGGCGGATAAAACCATCCTGGCCATTGGCGACAGCCTGACGGCCGGATATGGCCTGCCGCCCGGTCAGGGTTTCCCCGAACAGCTGGCACAGGCCCTCAAAGCCGAAGGACAATCCGTCCGGATGATCAATGCCGGCGTTTCCGGAGATACGACGTCGGGTGGACTGTCCCGCCTGGAATGGGTGCTGGACAGCATTGACGGCAACGGCCCTGAACTGGTGATCCTGGAATTTGGCGCCAATGACGCGCTCAGAGGCATCGACCCGGTCATCACCAGGGAAAACATCGACAAAATGCTTTCCATCCTGAGCACCCGGGATATCCCGGTGCTGTTTGTCGGCATGATTGCCCCGCCCAACATGGGGCCTGATTACGCAGATCTGTTTAATAAAATCTATCCGGAGCTGGCCGGCCTCCATAATGTATCCTTCTATCCCTTTTTCCTCGACGGGGTTGCCGGGACACTGGAACTGAACCAGACTGACGGCATGCACCCCAATGAACAGGGCGTAGCCGTGATTGTTGAAAAAATCATGCCTCACATCCTGCCGCTTCTCTGACAAAACAGGCCTCGTCAGCGACCTTTTGTCGCAGCCAGAATTCACTTTATCGCGGAAATTTTTGTTCACCGCAAAAGGGGTTCTGTTTATCGCATAACAGTTCTCAGACCCCACCTCCTCTGCTTAAATGCACTTACCACACAGCACACCTGAGGAGATAAAAAATGACACACAAGGTTAGAGTTGCCACCTATGCTACAATCATCGCCCTGGCCGGCGCAGTTGCCGCTCCTGTTTATGCGGATAGTATCGAAGAGCGCAGCAGCGTTAAGTCTGTCGAATATGCTTATGTCGACAAGAATGATGCCAAGAAAATGGTGAAAGACTATCTGAAGGAAAAGGGACATGCCTCCCTGCGTCCGGGCGATGCCCAGAAAATCAGCGTCCTCACCGGAATCGATGAAGAAAGCAATGAAAAAATCTTCCGCGATAAATGGAAAGTCGACGTTCGCACGCTGAACCGTGCCCAGATCGGAACACTTTATGTAGATACAGAGACAGGTGAAATTACTACTAAACGGTAATTACCCCTACTACCCCTCTTATCTGTCTCTGTGGAGCAAGCCTGTACCCCCGGGCTTGCTCCATTTTTATTGATCTTTTCATTTAAAAAGAACATCTCCCGGGTTAGTCTTGGCCCAACTCAGGGAGTGATAAATGAAATTACGTTTCGATCATTATGGCGACAATGGTTTCCCGCTGATCATATTGCACGGCCTGTTCGGCTCAGCCTCCAATTTTCGCAGTCTGGCCAAACTATATGGTGAAAAATATTCGGTCTATTGCCTGGACCTGCGCAATCACGGGGAAAGTCCGCATGGTGACGACAGTTCGTATGACGCCATGGCGTCTGATATTCTCGAATTTATGGATGACCACAACATGACGTCTGCAAATATCCTCGGCCATTCCATGGGCGGAAAGGTGGCCATGCAGCTGGCGCTCAGTCATCCGGACAGGGTCAATAAACTGATTGTCGGTGACATTGCGCCGGTCACCTATCCGCCCAACCACACAGAAGTTTTTGACGGCCTCAACGCCCTCGACCTGAATGCGATCAGCTCCCGGGGCGAGGCGGAAACTGTGCTCAAAAACTATATTTCAAATCCCGGTGTGCGCCTGTTCCTGCTGAGCAATCTCGCCCGTAAAAAAGACCAGGGCTTTTACTGGCGCATGAACTTGCCGGTCCTTGAACATGAGTATGATCAGATTGCTGCCGCCCCCAGGGGAGCTCCTTTTGAGAAAGCCGCCCTGTTCATCCGCGGTGAATTATCTGAATATATTCCGGAAAGTTTTTATCCGGCGATCCGCGAGCTGTTTCCCAATGCCCGAATAGAAACCTTGGCCGGTGCCGGACACTGGCTGCATGCGGAAAAACCGCAGGAATTTACCAAACTGGTTATGGATTTTCTGGAGGACTGAGAGATGAAGATAGGAATAATCGGCGCTGGCGGCATGGGTGGGTTTCTCGGTGTCAAGCTTGCCGAAGCCGGACATGAGGTCTTTTTTGTTGCCCGCGGAAAACACCTGGAGGCCATGAAAGAAAAAGGCCTGACCCTTCGCGAGGAAGAAAGGGACACGACCGTCACCAGTTTCATCGCCGCAGAAGACCCTTCTTCTTTTGGGGAAATGGACCTGATCGTCTTCAGCGTCAAACTTTATGACACAATGGAGGGCGCCAGACTGTGTCTGCCTATGATGGGACCGGACACTATTATCCTGACCCTGCAGAACGGCGTGGAAAGCGTTGATATGATTTCCGAAGTGGTCGGCCACAACAAGACAATTGCCGGATCTATCTATGTCTCCGCCAATATCGAAGGCCCGGGTGTCATTCGTCATAACGGCGGCGCTGGCATGATGATGTATGCGGGACCAGACGGCATCGATGAAAAACAGTATGAAAAGATTGCCGCCGTTGTCCAGGACAGCGCCATGGCCGGTGACAGACATCCGGATATGATGGTCATGTTGTGGGAAAAATTTGTCCTGCTGGCGGCCAATGCGGGACTTGGCGCCATGACCGGAATGGAGGCTGGCGCCATGTGTCAGGATCCCGACATTCGCCCGCTGTTTGAAATGGCTTTGAAGGAAGTGGAGGCCGTGGCCAACGCCGCCGGTGTTAGCCTGCAGCAGGGCCTTGTCCCCATGATGATGGCCCGCATTGACGCCCTCAAGGGCCAGAACCTGCTCGCTTCCCAGGCATATGCAAAGCTGCATGGCAACAAGCTGGAAGTGGAATGGATACAGGGCACCATTCACCGGCTGGGTCAGAAATATGGCGTGCCGACGCCGGTGCATTCCCTCTGTTACGTCTGTCTGAAACCTTTTGCCAACGGCGCTCAGTAAGGATTGCGGGCTTTCTGGACGGCTTCGATGATCAGGTCAGTGGCAAAATCCACTTCGGCTTCGCTGGACATGCGGCCAAACCCTACCCGAACACTGCAATCGATTTTTTTCCGGTCAAGGCCGAGTGCGGTCAGGACATGAGATGGCTTTGGTGTTGCTGCCGAGCAGGCCGCGCCCGTGGACAGGGCAATGTCCCGGATGCCGGACACCAGAATGTCACTTTTGACGCCCTCAAACGTGAGGTTCAGGTTGCCCGGCCAGCGCTTGTCCCTGGAGCCATTGACCGTTATTCCGTCGAGGACAGTTTGCAGTTGTTCCAGAAAACGACCGGCAAGTTGCTGAACATGGGCATTGTCCTGTTCCATCTCTTTTTCCGCCAGTGCACAGGCCGCCCCAAGTCCGGCACATAATGCAGGGGCGAGAGTTCCCGAACGAAGCCCCCTTTCCTGCCCGCCGCCACTGAACAAGGGCACCGGCTGCGGTTTCAGGTTTGTGTTCACATAAAGGGCGCCAATTCCCTTGGGGCCATAGAGCTTGTGCCCGGAAATGCTCATCAGGTCGACTTCAAGAGCTTTCATGTCCAGCGGGATTTTCCCCACACCCTGCGCGGCATCTGTATGGAAACAAACAGCTTTATCCCGGCAGATCCTGCTGATTTTCGCCAGATACTGGATCACGCCGATTTCATTATTCACCGCCATTACCGAAACAAGTCCGGTTTTATCAGTGATGCTTTCGGCAAGAAGGTCCAGATCCAGAATGCCGTCGGCACCCACCGGAAGGTAGGTGACCTCAAGGCCGCTTTGTTCCAGTGACCTGCAACTTTCAATTACGCAACTATGTTCCGTGCAGACGGTTACGATATGATTTTTGTCCGGGTACAGGGCATAGGCCATGCCTTTAATGGCCAGATTGTTCGATTCCGTGGCACCGGAGGTAAAAACAACTTCCTCTTCGTCTGCCCCTATCAGGGCGGCAATTTCCCGCCGGGCCTTTTCAACCCCGGCAGAGGCTTCCCAGCCGAACGAATGATTGATCGAATGAGGATTGCCGAATTTCGTGGTCATATAAGGCATCATGACGTCGAGGACCCGCCCGTCCAGGGGCGTTGTCGCCTGATAGTCCAGATAGATGGGCAGGTTCGGTCGGGTCATGCACCATGTTTCCTGTCATAAAGTCTGCACCAGGCCGCAATAAAACGGTCGACATCTTCCTCACGGCTGTTCCAGCCGAGACTGATCCTCAGGGTCGAGGCTGCCTCATCCGGTGTTCCCCCCATGGCCGTGATGACATGCGACGCCTTGACCTTGCCTGAAGAACAGGCCGAACCGGCGCTCACACAAATTCCTTCCAAATCCATGGCCATAACCTGGGTTTCGCTGGATACACCCGGCATCAGGACGCTGGTGACATTCGGCAGGCGCGGGCTTTGCACACCGAAAAATCGTACCGTATTGCTATGCTGCGACAGGGTATTCTCGATCCGGTCCCGCCATTCACCAACCTGTTTCATCAACTGAATTGATTTCGGCACCAGTCCGGCCGCCACGCCAAACCCGGCGATTCCGGGCAGATTTTCGGTCCCGGACCGGCGACCAAGTTCCTGCCCGCCCCCCCGGATCAGGGGCTCGACATTTATCTTTTCCCAGGCAACAAAGGCTCCAACGCCCTGCGGGCCACCAATCTTGTGAGCAGAAAGGCTCATCATATCCACACCGAGGGCCCGGAAATCCAGCGGAATCTTGCCAAACGCCTGGACTGCATCGGTGTGCATCAGCGCGCCGTGTTCATGAACCAATTCTGATAGGACGGCAATATCCTGAAGGATACCGGTTTCATTATTGGCCAGCATGATGGAAACGACCGTTTTCCGGTCGCTTTCCTGAAGAAGTGTTGCAAGTTTCGCCGGGTCGATCAGGCCATTGGAGCTAACCGGAAGAATGACCGTTTCACCGGGAAAATTTCGGGCGACGTCGAGAATTGAATCATGCTCTGTCGCCGCGACAATGAGGCGTCCTGCACCAACGCAGCGAAGGGCTATATTATTGGCTTCGGTACCGCCGCTGGTAAAGGTGATCATCTGCGGACGACAGTTGATCATGTCGGCGATGCCCTGACGTGATTTTTCAAGTGTCGCCTTGGCCTTACGGCCGAGGGAGTGGACAGAGGAGGCATTGCCGCCAGCAGCCATAACCCGGCCCATTTCGTCAATGACTTCGGGCCGGACCGGCACTGTGGCGTTATAGTCCAGGTAGATCACTGGTCTGGTCAATGGAAATCACCCCGTTTCCGAACCTGCTTTATTCGCCGGCCGGGACTTTTTTGTCTGCTGTCTTGTTCTCCGGGTCTTTCGAGCGGGCCAGCAGAGTGTTTTCTGTTTCAAGCTCTGCCACTTCCTTTTCCAGCTCTTCCACCCGCGCACGAAGTCCGCAGACCATGTCAAACATGCCTTCAAGAGAACGGGCGATCGGATCGGGAATATCATCGGTCGGCATGCCATAAGCACAGAAGTCTTCCACTTTCCTGCTTTCCGGCGGCTGTACGACCTTGGCAGGAATACCGACAACAGATGTATTTTCCGGTACCGGTTTGACCACAACGGCGTTCGATCCGACACGGCACCCTCTGCCCAGAATAATGGGTCCAAGCACCTTGGCCCCGGCGCCGACAATGACACCTTCTTCAAGGGTCGGGTGTCGTTTGCCTTTTTCCAGCGAGGTACCGCCAAGGGTTACCCCTTGGTAAAGGGTCACATTATCGCCGACTTCAGCCGTCTCACCGATAACTACCCCCATGCCGTGATCAATAAAGACACCTTTACCTATTTTGGCGCCTGGATGAATTTCGATGCCGGTAAAAACACGGCCGATGTGGGACAGAATGCGTCCCATGGTGTGAAAGCCCGAATTCCAGCACCAGTGGGCCCAGCGATAGAAGATCAGGGCGTGGATGCCGGGATAGGCAAAAAAGGCTTCTACACGGGACCGGGCGGCCGGATCTCGCTCCATTGCGATGGATATATCGTGGCGAATATTGTCAAACATGGTTTTCTGCCAAATGACAGCTTGCCCTTTTGACCCGCTTTTATGTTATAAAGACACGGAATCGGTCAGACTAGCTTGTTAGTACTAACTATATAATAGTTCATATAAGCGCGGCAATCAATCACGTCAAGGTATTGCCAAAAGGACAGTCGGTCACAATATATTGAGAGATATTTGACTTTTGCATTTGTGAGGTAAGACAATCAAGATATGCCTGAAGTAATTTTTAATGGCCCTGAGGGCCGCCTGGAAGGGCGTTATCACCCCGGCAAAGGGGAAAA belongs to Emcibacter sp. and includes:
- a CDS encoding MarR family transcriptional regulator; the protein is MTKKKNKNTETRDATPQENRSVCLAQSIMALRHRLYKMASECAPGSNLKSSELALLITLGRTGTQSMSDLAKACFFSPPNATYIVSSLEKKGLVKRERSDKSSRVVFVNMTPAGRTVFEQTYPLIVRRMNKFFGDRLSDVQIDVLEQVLTKLTAD
- a CDS encoding ABC transporter permease — translated: MNSLPTAFRFALRELRSGVKRFRIFLACLFLGTAIIASVGSVTTNISEGLSQEARLFLGGDIEVSMMQRELSTEEQSFLEARGIISRVSTLRVMAHQAAGKVEDSSLVELKAVDDLYPLFGALKFLNGDAPADLYAEQDGKPAVVISEALANRLSLSRGNPLKLGSTVYYVSAIVTFEPDRSNQGLQLAPGALMSYSGLKASGLVQPGSLIRNYYRLKLNDGQQLQAVKEEIKQAFPDADWRLRDRGDGGSGVRRFVTRLGQFLALVGLTALLVGGVGVSNAVTAYLSGKTSTIATFKILGARSGMIMQIYLIQVLLMAALATAAGLVLGALMPVLVGDLLVRFLPVPVAAGFYLKPLLLAALYSLLITLIFTLWPLSRAQNIPAARLFRQLVHKNERVKYPKIFIALILGLLAALVGLVVWQSEHRNITLFFLGGTLFAFLVLYGAGWLIRFLARRLPRPKSPTLRIALSNIHRPGNATVSVVLSLGLGLILFTAIALVENNITREINDRASLEAPSFFFIDVQKDQHDAFTSFLENLNGVNDIQSVPNLRGRITHLMGIPSEEVEIDPEGSWMLRGDRGLTFAAKRPENNPLVAGEWWSEGYDGPPEVSISTDMSDTMYLDLGDEITVNVLGRSITATISSLREVDWESYGINYVVMFDPNTLKPAPFTYVATAKVAPELESETFRAIAREYPQVSIVRMKEVLTTLQDMLVKIGAAVDVMAAITILAGILVLAGAIAAGHKRRVYDAAVLKILGATRMDVLRAYVLEFIILGLMAGLVAIALGTLAAWGIVVGIMTMPWHFAVNIPALTIGVSIAFTLLVGMMSIWLAMAARPAQVLREV
- a CDS encoding ABC transporter ATP-binding protein, with the protein product MTAQNIVELQNIHLEFKGEGHDVNILRGIDLTIEPGKAIAILGPSGSGKSSLMSIMTGLEKATSGKITIAGRRIDTLNEDNMALFRRDHIGIVLQAFHLIPTMTALENVAVPLELAGNRDAFAIAEQSLTDVGLGHRLDHYPAQMSGGEQQRVAIARAVAPRPEILFADEPTGNLDGKTGQAVIDLIFSLREKLGTTMILITHDPELARKCDRILYIQDGLIDRIEELSQADGKAAE
- a CDS encoding arylesterase codes for the protein MYAGALKTRLSKIKLFANRMAITGLIIATSAMMMAPPSLSADKTILAIGDSLTAGYGLPPGQGFPEQLAQALKAEGQSVRMINAGVSGDTTSGGLSRLEWVLDSIDGNGPELVILEFGANDALRGIDPVITRENIDKMLSILSTRDIPVLFVGMIAPPNMGPDYADLFNKIYPELAGLHNVSFYPFFLDGVAGTLELNQTDGMHPNEQGVAVIVEKIMPHILPLL
- a CDS encoding alpha/beta fold hydrolase; amino-acid sequence: MKLRFDHYGDNGFPLIILHGLFGSASNFRSLAKLYGEKYSVYCLDLRNHGESPHGDDSSYDAMASDILEFMDDHNMTSANILGHSMGGKVAMQLALSHPDRVNKLIVGDIAPVTYPPNHTEVFDGLNALDLNAISSRGEAETVLKNYISNPGVRLFLLSNLARKKDQGFYWRMNLPVLEHEYDQIAAAPRGAPFEKAALFIRGELSEYIPESFYPAIRELFPNARIETLAGAGHWLHAEKPQEFTKLVMDFLED
- a CDS encoding 2-dehydropantoate 2-reductase → MKIGIIGAGGMGGFLGVKLAEAGHEVFFVARGKHLEAMKEKGLTLREEERDTTVTSFIAAEDPSSFGEMDLIVFSVKLYDTMEGARLCLPMMGPDTIILTLQNGVESVDMISEVVGHNKTIAGSIYVSANIEGPGVIRHNGGAGMMMYAGPDGIDEKQYEKIAAVVQDSAMAGDRHPDMMVMLWEKFVLLAANAGLGAMTGMEAGAMCQDPDIRPLFEMALKEVEAVANAAGVSLQQGLVPMMMARIDALKGQNLLASQAYAKLHGNKLEVEWIQGTIHRLGQKYGVPTPVHSLCYVCLKPFANGAQ
- a CDS encoding cysteine desulfurase family protein; the encoded protein is MTRPNLPIYLDYQATTPLDGRVLDVMMPYMTTKFGNPHSINHSFGWEASAGVEKARREIAALIGADEEEVVFTSGATESNNLAIKGMAYALYPDKNHIVTVCTEHSCVIESCRSLEQSGLEVTYLPVGADGILDLDLLAESITDKTGLVSVMAVNNEIGVIQYLAKISRICRDKAVCFHTDAAQGVGKIPLDMKALEVDLMSISGHKLYGPKGIGALYVNTNLKPQPVPLFSGGGQERGLRSGTLAPALCAGLGAACALAEKEMEQDNAHVQQLAGRFLEQLQTVLDGITVNGSRDKRWPGNLNLTFEGVKSDILVSGIRDIALSTGAACSAATPKPSHVLTALGLDRKKIDCSVRVGFGRMSSEAEVDFATDLIIEAVQKARNPY
- a CDS encoding cysteine desulfurase family protein; translation: MTRPVIYLDYNATVPVRPEVIDEMGRVMAAGGNASSVHSLGRKAKATLEKSRQGIADMINCRPQMITFTSGGTEANNIALRCVGAGRLIVAATEHDSILDVARNFPGETVILPVSSNGLIDPAKLATLLQESDRKTVVSIMLANNETGILQDIAVLSELVHEHGALMHTDAVQAFGKIPLDFRALGVDMMSLSAHKIGGPQGVGAFVAWEKINVEPLIRGGGQELGRRSGTENLPGIAGFGVAAGLVPKSIQLMKQVGEWRDRIENTLSQHSNTVRFFGVQSPRLPNVTSVLMPGVSSETQVMAMDLEGICVSAGSACSSGKVKASHVITAMGGTPDEAASTLRISLGWNSREEDVDRFIAAWCRLYDRKHGA
- the cysE gene encoding serine O-acetyltransferase; amino-acid sequence: MFDNIRHDISIAMERDPAARSRVEAFFAYPGIHALIFYRWAHWCWNSGFHTMGRILSHIGRVFTGIEIHPGAKIGKGVFIDHGMGVVIGETAEVGDNVTLYQGVTLGGTSLEKGKRHPTLEEGVIVGAGAKVLGPIILGRGCRVGSNAVVVKPVPENTSVVGIPAKVVQPPESRKVEDFCAYGMPTDDIPDPIARSLEGMFDMVCGLRARVEELEKEVAELETENTLLARSKDPENKTADKKVPAGE